A single window of Streptococcus cristatus ATCC 51100 DNA harbors:
- a CDS encoding DUF3270 family protein: MAVRDFKQFESAPLHDSTEQTKEVSYQEYLPQAESASQLRELFFFINIALFCILTVFFSFIFLSAKISTFLSFTLAVVLSLMVIQGYRTVRRKKRR, encoded by the coding sequence ATGGCTGTAAGAGATTTTAAACAGTTTGAATCAGCGCCCCTGCATGATTCGACAGAACAAACTAAGGAAGTATCCTATCAAGAATACCTGCCCCAAGCAGAATCAGCATCACAATTACGTGAGCTATTTTTCTTTATAAATATCGCTTTATTCTGTATTTTGACAGTCTTTTTTAGCTTTATCTTCTTATCTGCAAAGATAAGCACTTTCCTATCTTTCACACTTGCTGTAGTCCTGAGCCTCATGGTTATTCAAGGCTATCGCACTGTTCGGAGAAAGAAACGCCGTTAA
- a CDS encoding peptidase U32 family protein, with protein MKKIIITATAESIEQVQALLEAGVDRIYVGEEKYGLRLPHNFTYDELNRISQMVHQAGKEVTVAVNALMHQDMMDQIKPYLDFLQEIEVDYITVGDAGVFYVLQRDGYKLKTIYDASTMVTSSRQINFWGKNAGVSEAVLAREIPSAELFKMPEILEIPAEVLVYGASVIHHSKRPLLQNYYNFTHIDDAKSRERDLFLAEPSDPQSHYSIFEDKHGTHIFANNDLDLMTKLIELVDHGFTHWKLEGLYTPGQNFVEIAKLFVQARDLIEKGEFSHDQAFLLDEPLHKLHPKNRFLDTGFYDYDPDMVK; from the coding sequence ATGAAAAAGATAATTATTACAGCAACAGCTGAAAGTATAGAACAAGTTCAAGCCTTATTGGAAGCAGGAGTAGATCGTATTTATGTCGGTGAGGAAAAATACGGTCTTCGTTTACCGCATAACTTCACTTATGACGAATTAAATCGTATTTCTCAAATGGTTCATCAGGCAGGAAAAGAAGTGACCGTTGCCGTCAATGCTTTGATGCATCAGGACATGATGGACCAGATCAAGCCTTATTTGGATTTTCTTCAGGAAATTGAAGTGGACTATATCACCGTTGGGGATGCAGGTGTATTCTACGTCTTGCAGCGGGATGGTTATAAGTTGAAAACGATTTATGATGCTTCGACCATGGTTACCAGCAGCCGCCAGATTAATTTTTGGGGCAAGAATGCTGGGGTATCAGAAGCTGTTTTGGCGCGGGAAATTCCATCGGCAGAACTCTTTAAAATGCCGGAAATCCTTGAAATTCCAGCAGAAGTCTTAGTTTATGGTGCGAGCGTTATCCACCACTCTAAACGTCCACTTTTGCAAAATTATTATAACTTTACACACATCGATGATGCGAAATCAAGAGAGAGGGATCTCTTTCTTGCGGAACCGAGCGATCCTCAGAGCCATTATTCAATCTTTGAGGACAAGCATGGGACTCACATTTTTGCCAATAATGACTTGGACTTGATGACCAAGTTGATAGAATTGGTTGACCACGGCTTTACGCATTGGAAGTTGGAAGGGCTCTACACTCCTGGTCAGAATTTTGTTGAGATTGCTAAGCTCTTTGTTCAGGCAAGGGACTTGATTGAAAAAGGTGAATTTAGCCATGACCAAGCTTTCTTGCTAGATGAGCCACTTCACAAATTGCATCCGAAGAATCGTTTCCTTGATACAGGATTTTATGATTACGATCCAGACATGGTGAAATAG
- a CDS encoding TetR/AcrR family transcriptional regulator has protein sequence MVQKRKTSTKEDIKEALIQLLSEERFDNISISKLCKRAGINRGTFYLHYQDKYQMVESLKSDIISQLYSYSLFEEEGEYSKRFMIAKFHILRANERLINALTRSHYIDFRGAIREFITSIILSDKQKAATQRFLEENFHIPQKYALEIFLSSVEGIISLWIAGGAQEKPEEITQMILATYNYDYWKS, from the coding sequence ATGGTCCAGAAACGGAAAACTAGTACCAAGGAAGACATCAAAGAAGCCCTGATCCAGCTACTATCAGAGGAAAGGTTTGATAATATCTCCATCAGCAAACTCTGCAAACGGGCAGGGATTAATCGCGGCACCTTCTACCTCCACTACCAAGATAAATATCAGATGGTTGAAAGTCTAAAAAGCGACATCATTTCCCAACTTTATAGTTATAGTCTTTTTGAAGAAGAAGGCGAATATTCCAAACGGTTCATGATAGCCAAATTTCATATACTGCGTGCTAATGAACGTCTGATCAATGCCCTGACCAGAAGCCATTATATTGACTTTCGCGGGGCTATTCGAGAGTTTATAACCAGTATCATTCTGAGCGATAAGCAAAAAGCTGCTACCCAGCGTTTTTTAGAGGAGAACTTTCATATCCCTCAGAAATACGCCTTGGAAATCTTCCTATCCAGTGTTGAGGGGATTATTTCTCTTTGGATAGCCGGCGGAGCTCAGGAGAAGCCCGAAGAAATTACTCAAATGATCCTAGCTACCTACAATTATGATTATTGGAAATCATGA
- a CDS encoding ABC transporter ATP-binding protein gives MAYIEMKHSFKRYQVGDTGIVANHDISFEIEKGELVIILGASGAGKSTVLNILGGMDTNDEGDILIDGQNIADYNSHQLTDYRRNDVGFVFQFYNLVPNLTAKENVELASEIVKDAQDPVAALTAVGLEKRLNNFPAQLSGGEQQRVSIARAVAKNPKILLCDEPTGALDYNTGKQVLQILQDMSRNQGATVIIVTHNAALAPIADRVIRMHDARVKSVTVNEEPQDISTLEY, from the coding sequence ATGGCTTACATTGAAATGAAACATAGTTTTAAACGTTATCAGGTAGGTGACACGGGGATTGTCGCCAATCATGATATTTCTTTTGAGATTGAAAAGGGGGAACTGGTCATTATCCTGGGTGCTTCTGGAGCTGGTAAGTCTACGGTGCTCAATATCCTCGGAGGTATGGATACCAATGATGAGGGAGACATTCTGATAGACGGTCAGAATATTGCTGACTACAATTCCCACCAGCTGACGGACTATCGTCGCAATGATGTGGGCTTCGTCTTTCAGTTTTACAATTTGGTGCCCAATCTGACGGCCAAGGAAAATGTTGAATTGGCTTCTGAGATTGTCAAGGATGCCCAAGATCCAGTAGCGGCTCTGACCGCAGTGGGACTAGAAAAGCGCCTCAATAATTTTCCAGCGCAGTTGTCAGGCGGGGAGCAGCAGCGAGTGTCTATTGCTCGGGCTGTGGCCAAAAATCCCAAGATTTTGCTCTGCGATGAGCCGACAGGAGCTCTGGACTACAATACTGGTAAGCAAGTGCTGCAAATCTTACAGGATATGTCCCGCAATCAAGGAGCGACAGTGATTATCGTAACCCACAATGCTGCCTTGGCTCCCATTGCTGACCGGGTTATCCGCATGCACGATGCGAGGGTCAAGAGTGTTACAGTCAATGAAGAGCCTCAGGATATAAGTACATTGGAGTATTGA
- a CDS encoding FtsX-like permease family protein, whose translation MKRKIYWKDILRSFTSSKGRFLSILILMMLGSLALVGLKFAPPNMRRTATDYLKEQRTMDLAVMADYGLDKADQKELEAIKGADVEFGYLTDVTVDEEALRVFSDTKDISNFQVTSGRLPKNEQEIALASFWSKKYKLGQEIDLTEKAGSRSVLKNKTYKIVGFVNSAELWSDRNLGNTTSGSGALSAYAVVSPKAFDTDVYSIARLRYHDLEKLAPFSESYQEHLEQHQTALDKSLEDNGVARFKRLEADAKSTIQKGQDKIAQAESELTQGKKQLEQAQSQLDQQKSQLEVAQAASILAPDQLGQSRQQIQEAESQLNQKKSELAQAEKDLSANKDKLADAKANLSRLKEPAYHSYDRKSLPGGNGYHMYKNSMNSIASIGNIFPVVLYLVAAMVTFTTITRFVDEERTNAGVFKALGYHSRDIIRKFALYGLVAGSLGTLIGILLGHYFLSGVISSIITRGMVLSVPHAYFYVSYSILALGLSLLSSVLPAYLVARRELTEEAAHLLLPKPPVKGSKIFLERLPFIWRRLSFTQKVTARNIFRYKQRMFMTIFGVAGSVALLFAGLGLQSSIGGIPKRQFEEILRYDLIVAANPGENQAEQDKLKKMLADDSIAAYQEIHSETLTEKYKGKKETESVTLMVTDKENFKPFISMESPDSRQKLSLKDGAVVSDKLARIAGVSPGGSIELGGKSVKLAAVNENHFGHFAFMKATDYQKIYGKKPEKNAYLVRLKDSSSKNIVDKANEFMSLKSVKSVSQNASMVQQFNVLANSLNNTMMILVLISILLAVVILYNLTNINVAERIRELSTIKVLGFHNKEVTLYIYRETIILSVIGMAVGLLGGFFLHRFLIEKVAPSIISLNPQVSPSVYLFPLTAVTLILTLLGFFVNYRFRRVDMLEALKSVD comes from the coding sequence ATGAAGAGAAAGATTTATTGGAAAGATATTCTGCGCTCCTTCACTAGCTCTAAAGGACGTTTCCTATCTATTTTAATCCTCATGATGCTGGGTTCTCTAGCTCTCGTGGGGCTCAAGTTCGCTCCACCCAATATGCGCAGAACAGCAACAGATTATTTGAAAGAGCAGCGAACTATGGACTTGGCTGTTATGGCGGACTATGGTTTGGATAAAGCGGATCAGAAAGAGCTGGAAGCTATCAAGGGAGCTGATGTCGAGTTTGGCTATCTGACAGATGTCACCGTAGACGAGGAGGCTCTCCGAGTATTCTCAGATACCAAGGATATTTCAAACTTTCAAGTGACCTCTGGCCGTCTTCCTAAGAATGAGCAAGAAATTGCCTTGGCTAGCTTTTGGTCTAAGAAATATAAGCTTGGTCAGGAGATTGATCTAACCGAAAAAGCAGGCAGTCGGTCAGTTCTGAAAAACAAGACCTATAAGATTGTGGGATTTGTCAACTCGGCAGAGCTCTGGTCTGATAGAAATCTGGGCAATACGACTAGTGGCAGCGGGGCTTTATCAGCCTATGCTGTAGTTAGCCCCAAGGCCTTTGATACAGATGTTTACAGTATTGCTCGCCTGCGCTATCATGATTTAGAAAAGCTGGCTCCCTTTTCTGAAAGCTATCAGGAGCATTTGGAGCAGCACCAGACTGCTTTGGACAAGAGCCTTGAAGATAACGGAGTGGCTCGCTTTAAGCGATTAGAGGCAGATGCCAAAAGCACCATTCAGAAGGGCCAAGATAAGATTGCTCAGGCTGAGAGTGAGCTGACCCAAGGGAAAAAGCAATTAGAGCAAGCTCAGAGTCAGCTGGATCAGCAAAAAAGCCAGCTAGAAGTAGCTCAAGCTGCTTCTATCCTAGCTCCCGATCAGCTCGGTCAGAGCCGGCAGCAGATTCAGGAAGCTGAGTCCCAGCTCAATCAGAAAAAATCTGAGCTGGCTCAGGCAGAGAAAGATTTGTCTGCTAACAAGGACAAGCTAGCTGACGCTAAGGCAAATCTTAGTCGATTGAAAGAGCCGGCCTATCATAGCTATGACCGCAAGTCCCTGCCAGGTGGGAATGGCTATCATATGTATAAAAACTCCATGAATAGTATTGCGTCGATTGGTAATATCTTCCCGGTGGTGCTCTATCTGGTGGCAGCAATGGTGACCTTTACCACTATAACGCGCTTTGTCGATGAGGAGCGAACAAATGCAGGTGTCTTTAAGGCTCTAGGCTATCATAGCCGAGATATCATTCGCAAGTTTGCTCTTTACGGTTTGGTGGCGGGGAGTCTAGGTACCCTCATAGGGATTCTGCTGGGACATTATTTCTTATCGGGAGTGATTTCTTCTATTATTACCAGAGGAATGGTGCTTTCTGTCCCGCATGCATATTTTTATGTTTCCTATAGTATACTGGCCCTTGGACTTTCCCTTCTATCCAGTGTTCTCCCTGCCTATTTGGTAGCAAGACGGGAGCTGACAGAGGAAGCAGCACATCTGCTTTTGCCCAAGCCACCGGTCAAGGGCTCCAAGATTTTCTTGGAAAGACTGCCCTTTATCTGGCGACGTCTTAGCTTTACTCAGAAGGTCACAGCTCGCAATATCTTTCGCTATAAGCAGCGGATGTTTATGACTATCTTTGGTGTGGCGGGTTCGGTTGCCCTGCTCTTTGCCGGCCTAGGACTTCAGTCTTCTATTGGTGGTATTCCCAAACGTCAGTTTGAGGAGATTCTGCGATACGACTTGATTGTCGCTGCCAATCCTGGGGAAAATCAAGCCGAACAAGATAAGCTGAAAAAGATGTTGGCAGATGACTCGATTGCTGCCTATCAGGAGATCCACAGTGAAACTTTGACGGAGAAATACAAAGGGAAAAAAGAAACAGAGTCAGTCACTTTAATGGTTACGGACAAGGAAAATTTTAAACCGTTTATTTCTATGGAAAGTCCTGACAGCCGACAGAAGCTGTCCCTGAAGGACGGTGCAGTTGTTTCGGATAAATTGGCCCGTATAGCTGGAGTTAGCCCCGGTGGCAGTATAGAGCTGGGTGGCAAGTCTGTCAAGCTCGCAGCAGTCAATGAGAATCATTTTGGCCATTTTGCCTTTATGAAGGCAACTGACTACCAGAAGATTTACGGGAAAAAGCCTGAGAAAAATGCTTATCTAGTGCGACTCAAGGATTCTTCCAGCAAAAATATTGTGGACAAAGCCAATGAATTTATGAGCCTCAAGTCTGTCAAGAGTGTTTCGCAAAATGCTAGCATGGTGCAGCAGTTCAACGTTCTAGCTAATTCTCTTAATAATACGATGATGATTTTAGTGCTGATTTCCATTCTTCTAGCAGTCGTCATTCTCTACAATCTGACCAATATCAATGTAGCCGAGCGGATTCGCGAACTGTCCACTATCAAGGTTTTGGGTTTCCATAATAAGGAAGTGACCCTCTATATCTATCGAGAGACCATTATCCTGTCAGTGATTGGGATGGCAGTTGGGCTTCTAGGCGGTTTCTTCCTGCATCGTTTTTTGATTGAGAAGGTTGCGCCTAGCATTATCAGCTTAAACCCTCAAGTAAGTCCCTCAGTCTATCTGTTTCCTCTAACAGCAGTGACTCTTATTCTGACCTTGCTTGGCTTCTTTGTCAACTACCGCTTCAGACGGGTGGATATGCTGGAAGCGCTCAAGTCTGTCGATTGA
- a CDS encoding metallophosphoesterase family protein, whose amino-acid sequence MTRKIALLSDVHGNSTALEAVLADAESQQVTDYWFLGDLLLPGTGRRNILDRMEQLPISLQVRGNWEDSLWHALHQKLDLDRPSHLYLTRLCHFVLEKIRPEEIDHMQELPLQILTEVEGLKIAVSHHLPDKNWGRELIHIGEQSDFDRLFEGNDCAVAVYGHIHQQFLRYGTKGQLIINPGSIGQPFFLDSTLRQDLRAQYAILEIDETGLADVDLRRVAYDVEQELRLARELHLPYYEIYRESLVNGIHHTHNHDLLREISEREGYADEIAAFLKSGRNS is encoded by the coding sequence ATGACACGAAAAATTGCCTTATTATCCGATGTGCATGGGAATAGCACAGCCCTGGAAGCAGTACTGGCGGATGCGGAAAGCCAGCAAGTGACAGACTATTGGTTTTTGGGGGACTTGCTCCTGCCAGGAACCGGTCGCAGAAATATCTTAGATAGGATGGAGCAGCTGCCCATCAGCCTTCAGGTTAGAGGGAATTGGGAAGACAGTCTCTGGCATGCCCTGCACCAAAAGCTGGATTTGGATCGTCCCAGCCATCTCTACCTGACCCGGCTCTGTCATTTTGTCCTAGAGAAAATCCGTCCTGAAGAGATTGACCACATGCAAGAACTTCCTCTGCAAATCTTGACAGAAGTAGAGGGATTGAAGATTGCGGTCAGTCACCATCTGCCAGATAAGAATTGGGGGCGGGAGCTGATTCATATTGGTGAGCAGAGCGATTTCGACCGTCTTTTTGAAGGAAACGACTGCGCTGTCGCTGTTTATGGTCATATTCACCAACAGTTTCTCCGCTACGGGACTAAGGGCCAGTTGATTATCAATCCCGGCTCTATTGGTCAGCCATTCTTTCTAGATTCGACTTTGCGTCAGGACTTGCGAGCCCAGTATGCCATTTTAGAGATAGATGAGACGGGTCTGGCTGATGTCGACCTTCGGCGCGTGGCTTATGATGTGGAGCAGGAACTACGATTGGCTCGGGAGCTCCACTTGCCTTACTATGAGATTTATCGAGAGAGTTTGGTCAATGGTATCCACCATACCCACAATCACGACTTGTTGCGAGAGATTAGCGAGCGTGAAGGCTATGCAGATGAGATTGCGGCTTTCTTAAAGTCTGGTCGTAACTCTTGA
- a CDS encoding Rrf2 family transcriptional regulator, with translation MQISSRFTIATHMLIVLALEGKKQKLTSDILAGSVGVNPVIIRKTLSQLKNAGMITVARGTGGAEIAKDLKDISLLDVYSAVECLGKSGQLFSFHDKPNPDCPIGKNIHNVLDDRLAAIQAAMEAELAQTSLDEVVAATEKEIKEQSVSQ, from the coding sequence ATGCAGATTTCTAGCCGTTTTACCATTGCCACCCATATGCTGATTGTTCTGGCTTTGGAGGGAAAAAAACAAAAACTGACAAGTGATATCCTTGCTGGCAGTGTCGGCGTCAATCCAGTTATTATCCGCAAGACCCTGTCCCAGCTCAAGAATGCCGGAATGATTACCGTTGCTCGTGGGACTGGAGGAGCAGAGATTGCCAAAGATTTGAAAGACATTAGCCTGTTGGACGTCTATAGTGCGGTTGAATGTCTGGGCAAGAGCGGCCAGCTCTTTAGCTTTCATGACAAGCCCAATCCAGACTGTCCTATCGGTAAGAACATTCACAATGTCTTAGATGACCGCTTGGCTGCTATTCAGGCAGCCATGGAAGCTGAATTAGCTCAGACCAGCCTTGACGAAGTTGTCGCAGCAACCGAAAAAGAAATTAAAGAACAATCTGTTTCCCAGTGA
- a CDS encoding VOC family protein produces MTFEYQSKIYLGEVALYVADLARQKDFYQRVLGLELLEEQDGQVALGRDGQVLVRLLATSDRQTVKSAYGLYHLALLLPSRQALADILKHLSENKVPMVGGADHGYSEAIYLEDPEGNGIELYRDKPQADWDIREDGRIIGVTEALAAQEIYELGQEIQPFSIAEGTRMGHVHLSVKNSRAASHFYQKLLGLEDKFSVPSASWLASGNYHHHLAVNEWGGSHLNHRQPKQLGLAYFEAQVEGKEDLVAIYENAQVLQAPVRWISSQELEVTDPDGIVAKIKTRVV; encoded by the coding sequence ATGACTTTTGAATATCAAAGCAAAATTTATCTAGGAGAGGTGGCACTTTATGTTGCCGATTTAGCAAGACAAAAGGACTTTTATCAGCGTGTTTTAGGGCTGGAACTTTTGGAAGAGCAGGACGGACAGGTGGCTTTGGGCAGGGACGGACAAGTGCTGGTGAGACTTTTAGCGACCAGTGACCGGCAGACCGTCAAGTCGGCTTACGGTCTTTATCATCTGGCGCTTTTGCTTCCAAGCCGTCAAGCCTTAGCAGATATCCTGAAGCATTTATCCGAAAATAAAGTACCTATGGTTGGAGGAGCGGACCACGGTTATAGTGAAGCTATTTATCTGGAGGATCCAGAAGGCAACGGCATTGAGCTTTATCGGGACAAGCCTCAGGCTGATTGGGATATTCGAGAAGATGGCCGCATTATCGGAGTGACGGAAGCGCTTGCGGCTCAAGAAATCTATGAACTAGGTCAGGAAATCCAGCCGTTTAGTATTGCCGAAGGAACTCGTATGGGCCATGTCCACCTGTCTGTGAAAAATAGCAGAGCAGCCAGTCATTTTTACCAAAAGCTTCTAGGCTTGGAGGATAAATTTTCTGTACCTTCTGCTAGCTGGCTGGCATCCGGAAACTATCATCATCATTTAGCAGTCAATGAATGGGGAGGTTCTCACTTGAATCATCGCCAACCGAAGCAACTGGGACTAGCCTATTTTGAAGCGCAAGTAGAAGGAAAAGAAGACCTAGTAGCTATTTATGAAAATGCTCAGGTCTTACAAGCGCCAGTCCGATGGATTAGCTCCCAAGAGCTAGAAGTCACAGACCCAGATGGGATTGTGGCAAAAATTAAGACAAGAGTGGTATAA
- a CDS encoding methylated-DNA--[protein]-cysteine S-methyltransferase, translated as MYKTYYTSPIGRILILTDSNALLGLWLEGQKYFGAGYDLEQAEEEETEVSRRVFAWLDAYFKGENPAINEIPLAPQVTEFRSKVLTVLQKIPYGQTATYSDILRELQAEYGKIGSARAVGGAIGHNPISLLIPCHRIVGSDGKLTGYAGGLDKKAFLLKLEAGEKTTG; from the coding sequence ATGTACAAGACTTATTATACATCGCCGATTGGCCGGATTCTCATCTTGACGGACTCAAATGCCTTGTTGGGACTTTGGCTTGAGGGACAGAAATATTTTGGGGCAGGCTATGATTTGGAGCAAGCAGAGGAGGAAGAGACAGAAGTCAGCCGACGCGTCTTTGCTTGGTTGGACGCTTATTTTAAGGGAGAAAATCCCGCAATAAATGAAATTCCATTGGCACCTCAAGTAACTGAGTTTAGAAGCAAGGTTCTGACTGTGCTGCAGAAGATTCCCTATGGGCAAACGGCTACCTATTCAGATATTTTGCGAGAATTGCAGGCTGAGTATGGAAAAATTGGCTCGGCTAGAGCAGTCGGTGGTGCCATCGGTCATAATCCTATTTCCCTTCTGATTCCTTGTCATCGGATTGTCGGAAGCGACGGCAAATTGACCGGCTATGCCGGCGGTCTGGATAAAAAAGCCTTTTTGTTGAAACTAGAGGCGGGGGAGAAAACAACAGGATAA
- a CDS encoding M24 family metallopeptidase, whose product MTKINQIITYLENEKQDVAVISDPVTIHYLTGFYSDPHERQMFLFVYTDHEPLLFVPALEVERASSTVDFQVIGYVDSENPWEKIKASLPSQSFKQVAVEFDNLILTKYHGLRTVFNGAEFVNLTPYINRLRLIKSADEIQKMLVAGQYADKAVNIGFDNISLENTETDIIAQIDFAIKREGYEMSFETMVLTGNNAANPHGIPGANKIENNALLLFDLGCMVNGYASDMTRTVAVGQPDQFKKDIYYLTLEAQQAALDFIKPGVTAHEVDRAAREVIEKAGYGEYFNHRLGHGIGMDVHEFPSIMEGNDMVIEEGMCFSVEPGIYIPGKVGVRIEDCGYVTKNGFELFTETSKDLLYFD is encoded by the coding sequence ATGACAAAAATCAATCAAATCATCACTTATCTTGAAAATGAAAAGCAGGATGTGGCTGTAATCTCTGATCCTGTAACCATTCATTACCTAACAGGCTTTTACAGCGATCCACATGAACGCCAAATGTTCCTATTCGTCTACACTGACCATGAGCCACTCCTTTTCGTACCAGCACTAGAAGTTGAGCGTGCTTCTTCTACCGTAGACTTTCAAGTTATAGGCTATGTCGATTCTGAAAATCCTTGGGAAAAGATCAAGGCTTCTCTACCATCTCAATCCTTCAAACAAGTAGCGGTCGAGTTTGATAATCTGATTTTAACTAAGTATCACGGCCTGCGTACTGTTTTTAATGGGGCTGAATTTGTCAATCTGACCCCTTACATTAACCGCTTGCGCTTGATCAAGTCAGCCGATGAAATCCAGAAAATGCTAGTAGCCGGTCAATATGCTGACAAGGCTGTCAATATCGGTTTCGACAATATTTCACTAGAAAATACTGAAACAGACATCATCGCTCAAATCGACTTTGCCATCAAGCGAGAAGGCTATGAAATGAGCTTTGAAACCATGGTTCTGACAGGCAATAACGCAGCCAATCCGCACGGCATTCCCGGTGCCAATAAAATTGAAAACAACGCCCTCCTCCTCTTTGACTTGGGCTGCATGGTCAATGGCTATGCCAGTGATATGACACGGACTGTCGCTGTCGGCCAGCCAGATCAGTTCAAAAAGGATATCTACTATCTGACTCTGGAAGCCCAACAAGCTGCACTTGATTTTATCAAACCAGGCGTCACAGCTCATGAAGTAGACCGCGCCGCCCGTGAGGTTATCGAAAAAGCGGGCTATGGTGAGTATTTCAATCACCGTCTCGGCCACGGTATCGGTATGGACGTCCACGAATTTCCATCCATCATGGAGGGCAACGACATGGTCATCGAAGAGGGCATGTGCTTCTCTGTCGAGCCTGGTATTTACATCCCTGGCAAGGTCGGCGTCCGCATCGAGGACTGCGGCTATGTCACCAAGAATGGCTTTGAACTCTTCACCGAAACCAGCAAGGACTTGCTGTATTTTGATTAA
- the yycF gene encoding response regulator YycF, whose translation MKKILVVDDEKPISDIIKFNMAKEGYEVLTAFDGKEALEMFEAEQPDILILDLMLPEVDGLDVARTIRKTSNVPIIVLSAKDSEFDKVIGLEIGADDYVTKPFSNRELLARVKALLRRSELVPDSHVDESSPKELFIGDLQILPDAFVVKKHGKELELTHREFELLHHLATHVGQVMTREHLLETVWGYDYFGDVRTVDVTIRRLREKIEDTPSRPEYILTRRGVGYYIRNND comes from the coding sequence ATGAAAAAAATATTAGTTGTAGATGACGAGAAGCCAATCTCGGACATTATAAAGTTTAACATGGCTAAGGAAGGCTATGAAGTACTGACAGCCTTTGATGGTAAGGAAGCTCTAGAAATGTTTGAAGCAGAGCAACCGGATATCTTGATTCTGGATTTGATGTTGCCAGAAGTGGATGGACTGGATGTTGCCCGGACCATTCGCAAGACCAGCAATGTGCCGATTATTGTACTTTCGGCCAAAGATAGCGAGTTCGATAAGGTAATTGGTCTGGAGATCGGTGCCGATGACTATGTGACCAAGCCCTTTTCAAATCGTGAATTATTGGCTCGGGTCAAGGCCTTGTTGCGCCGTTCTGAACTAGTCCCAGATAGTCATGTGGATGAGAGCAGTCCAAAGGAACTGTTTATTGGGGATTTGCAGATTCTTCCAGATGCTTTTGTGGTGAAAAAACATGGGAAAGAATTGGAATTAACCCATCGTGAATTTGAACTTTTGCACCATTTGGCGACTCATGTTGGTCAGGTCATGACGCGTGAGCATTTGCTAGAGACCGTCTGGGGCTATGATTACTTTGGAGATGTGCGGACAGTCGATGTGACTATTCGCCGTCTGCGCGAAAAAATCGAAGATACTCCAAGCCGTCCGGAGTATATCCTGACTCGCCGCGGTGTCGGTTATTACATAAGAAATAATGATTGA